A window of Castanea sativa cultivar Marrone di Chiusa Pesio chromosome 1, ASM4071231v1 contains these coding sequences:
- the LOC142614940 gene encoding DELLA protein GAI-like — protein sequence MNKRNHGETSSGGGFGVKGSGECSSSSSSGKAKMWDEEQDASGGMDELLAVLGYKVKASEMANVAEKLEQLEMVMGTTPNLSCDSTVHYNPSDVSGWVQSMLSELNNPNPNLDPLQPIVESPVLVPPPTTTTTATTVDSSAINNVAGFSNSQVDDSEYDLRAIPGSAVYPQTDINEGSRKRFKSSTGSCSSLLPSSSSLSSSNVCEQTRPVVLVDSQETGVRLVHTLMACAEAVQNENLELAGALVKHISLLAASQAGAMKKVASYFAEALAFRIYRLYPQDCLDPSVLDVLQMHFYETCPYLKFAHFTANQAILEAFTTASSVHVIDFGLKQGMQWPALIQALALRPGGPPVFRLTGIGPPQSDNTDALQQVGLKLTQLAETIGVQFHFRGLVANSLADIELSMLDIRPAEVEAVAVNSVFELHNMLARPGSIEKVLSTIKAIKPKIVTLVEQEANHNGTLFADRFNEALHYYSSLFDSLEGSSGLVPESQDLLMSEMYLGKQIYNVVACEGVDRVERHETLTQWRSRLGASGFEPVHLGSNAFKQASMLLALFAGGDGYRVEENSGCLMLGWHTRPLIATSAWQLAATDL from the coding sequence ATGAACAAGAGGAATCACGGAGAGACCTCTTCTGGAGGTGGGTTTGGAGTGAAAGGTAGTGGTGAGTGTTCATCATCGAGTTCAAGCGGTAAAGCAAAGATGTGGGATGAAGAGCAAGACGCAAGTGGAGGCATGGATGAACTATTGGCTGTGCTGGGTTACAAGGTGAAGGCTTCTGAGATGGCTAACGTGGCTGAGAAACTCGAGCAACTCGAGATGGTTATGGGTACAACTCCAAATCTTTCATGTGATTCGACTGTTCATTACAACCCTTCTGATGTTTCTGGATGGGTTCAAAGTATGCTTTCTGAGCTtaataacccaaacccaaatctgGACCCTTTACAACCAATTGTTGAGAGCCCAGTTCTTGTTCCTCCtcctactactactactactgctaCTACTGTTGATTCCTCGGCAATCAACAACGTTGCTGGTTTTTCCAATTCCCAGGTTGACGATTCCGAGTACGATCTGAGAGCTATTCCTGGTTCTGCTGTGTACCCACAAACGGACATCAATGAAGGAAGTCGAAAGCGATTCAAATCCTCAACTGGGTCTTGTTCTTCGCTGTTACCGTCTTCTTCATCTTTGTCCTCTTCGAATGTGTGTGAGCAGACCCGGCCAGTGGTTCTTGTGGATTCGCAAGAGACCGGTGTTCGACTCGTGCACACACTCATGGCTTGTGCCGAAGCAGTCCAAAATGAAAACTTGGAGCTCGCGGGTGCTCTCGTCAAGCACATCAGTTTACTTGCGGCGTCTCAAGCTGGTGCTATGAAAAAAGTCGCTTCTTATTTTGCTGAAGCTCTAGCTTTCCGAATTTACAGACTTTACCCACAAGATTGCCTCGATCCTTCCGTGCTCGATGTGTTGCAGATGCACTTTTACGAGACCTGTCCTTACCTCAAATTCGCTCATTTCACAGCTAACCAAGCGATACTCGAGGCATTCACTACTGCTAGCAGCGTACACGTTATCGATTTTGGGTTGAAGCAAGGGATGCAATGGCCAGCACTGATACAAGCGCTTGCATTAAGGCCTGGTGGGCCGCCGGTTTTTCGATTAACCGGAATTGGCCCACCTCAATCGGATAACACCGATGCTTTACAGCAAGTGGGTTTGAAGTTGACGCAATTGGCCGAAACTATTGGCGTCCAATTCCATTTCCGAGGATTGGTCGCCAATAGTTTGGCGGATATCGAGCTATCCATGCTTGATATCCGCCCAGCCGAGGTCGAGGCTGTTGCTGTGAACTCAGTTTTCGAGCTACACAACATGTTGGCTCGACCGGGCTCGATCGAGAAGGTGTTGTCTACGATTAAGGCCATAAAGCCCAAGATTGTGACTTTGGTTGAACAAGAAGCTAATCACAATGGAACCCTTTTCGCAGACCGGTTTAACGAAGCTCTGCATTACTACTCGAGTCTGTTTGATTCGTTGGAAGGGTCATCCGGGTTGGTGCCAGAGAGTCAAGACCTGCTTATGTCGGAGATGTATCTTGGGAAACAGATATATAACGTGGTGGCTTGTGAAGGTGTTGACCGAGTTGAGCGACACGAGACATTGACTCAGTGGCGGAGTCGTTTGGGAGCGTCCGGGTTCGAACCGGTTCACCTCGGCTCCAACGCGTTCAAGCAAGCTAGTATGTTGTTAGCGTTATTTGCAGGAGGAGATGGGTATAGGGTGGAGGAGAATAGTGGGTGTCTCATGCTTGGCTGGCATACTAGGCCTCTTATTGCAACCTCTGCTTGGCAACTCGCTGCCACCGATTTATAA